The Marinobacter subterrani genome has a segment encoding these proteins:
- a CDS encoding acetyl-CoA C-acetyltransferase, whose protein sequence is MTTEAYIFDAVRTPRGRGKKDGSLHSVKPITLLTTVLNALQKRNSLDTAQVDDIVMGCVTAVGDQGADIAKTAALAADWDETVAGVTLNRFCASGLEAVNLAAMKVRSGWEDMVVAGGVEAMSRVPMGSDGGAWATDPQTNLHTGFMPQGIGADLIATLEGFSREDVDAFAVRSQQKAANAWQNGHFGKSIIPVTDQNGVVILDRDEHVRGNTTVESLSGLKPSFQMMGEMGFDGVAREKYHYVEKINHVHHAGNSSGIVDGATAMLIGSDAKGKAMGLTPRARIVATAVTSTDPTIMLTGPAPAARKALEKAGMTADQIDLFEVNEAFASVVMRFQRELSVPDEKVNVNGGAIAMGHPLGATGAMILGTLLDELERRELRFGLATLCVGGGMGIATIIERV, encoded by the coding sequence ATGACCACCGAAGCGTATATCTTCGATGCAGTCCGCACGCCGAGAGGGCGCGGGAAAAAAGACGGATCACTCCACAGTGTCAAACCTATTACACTCCTGACCACCGTGCTCAATGCCCTGCAAAAAAGGAACAGCCTGGACACAGCTCAGGTGGATGACATTGTGATGGGCTGTGTGACGGCAGTGGGCGACCAGGGCGCTGATATTGCAAAGACGGCGGCACTGGCCGCTGACTGGGATGAAACGGTAGCGGGTGTCACTCTTAACCGCTTCTGCGCCTCGGGCCTGGAGGCCGTCAACCTGGCGGCCATGAAAGTACGGTCCGGCTGGGAAGACATGGTCGTAGCCGGCGGCGTGGAGGCCATGTCCCGGGTTCCGATGGGCTCGGACGGCGGGGCCTGGGCGACCGATCCACAGACCAACCTGCACACCGGCTTTATGCCCCAGGGGATCGGCGCGGATCTGATCGCCACGCTTGAGGGCTTCAGTCGCGAGGATGTTGATGCCTTCGCGGTGAGATCCCAGCAAAAGGCCGCCAACGCCTGGCAAAACGGCCACTTCGGAAAGTCCATTATCCCCGTCACTGACCAGAACGGCGTGGTGATTCTTGACCGTGACGAGCATGTGCGCGGCAACACCACCGTCGAATCCCTGTCTGGCCTCAAACCCTCGTTCCAGATGATGGGCGAGATGGGCTTCGACGGCGTGGCCCGGGAAAAGTACCACTACGTGGAAAAGATCAACCATGTACACCATGCCGGCAATTCCTCCGGCATTGTGGATGGGGCCACCGCCATGCTGATTGGCAGCGACGCCAAGGGCAAGGCCATGGGCCTGACACCGCGCGCCCGCATTGTCGCCACGGCAGTCACCAGCACCGACCCGACCATCATGCTGACCGGTCCTGCGCCGGCCGCGCGCAAGGCGTTGGAAAAAGCGGGCATGACCGCCGACCAGATTGACCTGTTTGAAGTGAACGAAGCCTTCGCCTCCGTGGTGATGCGCTTCCAGCGGGAGCTTTCGGTTCCCGATGAAAAAGTGAACGTGAACGGCGGCGCCATCGCCATGGGCCACCCGCTGGGTGCCACCGGTGCCATGATCCTCGGCACCCTGCTGGATGAGCTGGAGCGCCGCGAATTGCGCTTCGGCCTGGCTACCCTGTGCGTGGGTGGCGGCATGGGCATTGCCACCATTATCGAGCGCGTCTGA
- a CDS encoding 3-hydroxyacyl-CoA dehydrogenase NAD-binding domain-containing protein, whose translation MSAIRYELGSDQILTLTIDMPGQSANTMNAAFREALSETAAKVKGDLDSIRGVIIASAKKTFFAGGDLNELHKVSREDAQTFEDMVNSLKADMRFLETSGKPVVAAINGSALGGGLEIALACHHRIAIDDDSIQLGLPEVTLGLLPGGGGTQRLPRMIGLEAAFPFLMEGKKVNPKAALKAGIVDELADSADDLITRARAFIDANPKCQQPWDQKGFKFPGGAPHHPAMAQKLAIAPAMLKQKTRGCYPAPERILSAAVEGAQVDFDNGSLIETRYFAELVIGPVAKNMTGTFWFQLNAIKAGGSRPDGVEKETFRKVGVLGAGMMGAGIAYSTATRGINVVLKDVSVENAEKGKSYSEKLLAKRVSRGRMTEDQKAEILGRIKATDSADDLEGCDLVIEAVFEDSELKATVTRESEPKLAANGIFASNTSTIPITQLAGASAKPENFIGLHFFSPVDKMQLVEIIVGEKTSNETLARSFDYVQQIGKIPVVVNDSRGFFTSRVFGTFVNEGICMLGEGIHPSSIENAGLLAGMPVGPLAISDEVSLTLMQHIRDQSMKDTDASGRKWNAHPAEAVIDAMVNEHGRKGKAAGAGFYDYPANGKKHLWPELEKRFVDVDRARNVELQELKDRILFIQAIETVRCLEEGVLRTVEDANIGSIFGIGYAPWTGGAIQFINQYGVRAFTERATELARLYGERFTPPRLLLEKAESNSVFA comes from the coding sequence ATGAGCGCCATCCGTTACGAACTGGGTTCAGACCAGATCCTGACCCTCACCATCGACATGCCCGGCCAGTCCGCCAACACCATGAATGCCGCTTTCCGGGAAGCCCTCTCGGAAACCGCCGCAAAGGTCAAAGGCGACCTGGACAGTATACGGGGCGTGATCATTGCGTCAGCCAAGAAGACCTTCTTCGCCGGCGGCGATCTGAACGAGCTGCACAAGGTTAGCCGGGAGGATGCCCAGACCTTTGAAGACATGGTCAACAGCCTGAAAGCCGACATGCGCTTTCTCGAGACCAGCGGCAAACCGGTAGTTGCCGCCATTAACGGCTCTGCCCTGGGCGGCGGGCTTGAGATCGCCCTGGCCTGTCACCACCGCATCGCCATTGACGACGACAGCATTCAACTGGGCCTGCCGGAAGTGACACTGGGCCTGCTGCCCGGCGGTGGCGGCACCCAGCGACTGCCCCGGATGATTGGCCTGGAGGCCGCCTTCCCGTTCCTGATGGAGGGCAAGAAGGTAAATCCGAAAGCCGCCCTCAAGGCCGGCATCGTTGACGAGCTGGCAGATTCTGCCGACGACCTGATTACCAGGGCCCGGGCATTCATTGACGCCAACCCCAAATGCCAGCAGCCCTGGGACCAGAAGGGCTTCAAATTCCCCGGCGGCGCGCCTCACCATCCCGCCATGGCCCAGAAGCTGGCCATCGCCCCAGCCATGCTGAAGCAGAAAACCAGAGGCTGCTATCCGGCGCCGGAGCGCATCCTCTCCGCCGCAGTCGAAGGTGCCCAGGTGGATTTCGACAACGGTAGCCTGATCGAAACCCGGTATTTTGCCGAACTGGTGATCGGCCCGGTCGCCAAGAACATGACCGGCACCTTCTGGTTCCAGTTGAACGCAATCAAGGCAGGCGGCAGCCGTCCCGACGGCGTTGAAAAAGAAACCTTCCGCAAGGTAGGTGTGCTGGGTGCCGGCATGATGGGCGCAGGCATTGCCTATTCCACGGCCACACGCGGTATCAACGTGGTGTTGAAAGACGTCTCCGTGGAAAATGCCGAGAAAGGCAAAAGCTACTCCGAGAAACTGTTGGCCAAGAGGGTCAGCCGTGGCCGGATGACCGAAGACCAAAAAGCAGAAATCCTGGGCCGCATCAAAGCCACGGATTCCGCGGACGATCTGGAAGGCTGCGATCTGGTTATCGAGGCGGTATTCGAAGACAGCGAGCTGAAGGCCACAGTAACCCGGGAGTCCGAGCCGAAACTCGCTGCCAACGGCATTTTTGCGTCTAACACTTCCACCATCCCCATTACCCAGCTTGCGGGCGCCTCGGCAAAACCTGAGAACTTCATCGGCCTGCATTTCTTCTCACCGGTGGATAAAATGCAACTGGTGGAAATCATTGTCGGTGAAAAAACCTCCAATGAAACCCTGGCACGCTCGTTCGATTACGTGCAGCAGATCGGCAAGATCCCCGTTGTGGTGAATGACAGCCGGGGCTTCTTTACCTCCCGGGTCTTCGGCACCTTTGTCAACGAAGGTATCTGCATGCTCGGGGAAGGCATTCACCCCTCCAGTATTGAAAACGCCGGGTTGCTCGCAGGCATGCCTGTGGGCCCGCTGGCCATTTCCGACGAAGTCAGCTTGACCCTCATGCAGCACATCCGGGACCAGAGCATGAAGGACACCGATGCCTCAGGCCGTAAATGGAACGCCCACCCGGCGGAAGCCGTAATTGATGCGATGGTTAACGAGCACGGCCGCAAGGGTAAAGCGGCAGGTGCAGGGTTCTATGATTACCCGGCCAACGGCAAGAAACACCTCTGGCCCGAGCTGGAAAAACGGTTTGTCGATGTCGACAGGGCCCGGAACGTTGAACTCCAGGAACTCAAAGATCGTATTTTGTTCATCCAGGCTATTGAAACGGTCCGCTGTCTCGAGGAAGGCGTGTTGCGCACGGTGGAAGACGCCAACATCGGCAGTATTTTTGGCATTGGCTACGCCCCGTGGACCGGGGGCGCTATACAATTTATTAACCAATATGGCGTGAGAGCGTTCACAGAACGGGCAACAGAACTTGCCCGCCTCTATGGTGAACGATTTACGCCACCCAGGCTGCTGCTGGAGAAAGCCGAGAGCAACTCGGTATTCGCCTGA
- a CDS encoding late competence development ComFB family protein — protein MSLRDAIDNFYERLVVDAIDATREEADTADFLTDVMCVALNRLPTRYYRHSIDMMFYLGDEELKEMKQKSLAAVKDARGFVRGHQRE, from the coding sequence ATGTCTCTGCGAGATGCAATCGACAATTTCTACGAGCGACTGGTGGTGGATGCGATCGACGCGACCCGGGAGGAGGCCGACACCGCAGATTTTCTCACCGATGTGATGTGTGTGGCCCTGAACCGCCTGCCCACGCGTTATTACCGCCACTCCATCGATATGATGTTCTATCTGGGGGATGAAGAATTGAAGGAGATGAAGCAGAAATCCCTGGCCGCCGTGAAGGACGCCAGGGGTTTCGTCAGAGGGCATCAGCGGGAGTGA
- a CDS encoding regulatory protein RecX, whose product MAKQKNQDDQEYKARATALRLLARREHSRLELSLKLRQRKVPGAIIETVLDDYENEGWLDDNRFADVYARQRLDLGYGPLRILGELQQRGVHRCPECLDEITEEGWCQRAIGLRDKRFGLADLSEDWDEKMRQARFLYRRGFSASQVECALEARSPWPSVDADQA is encoded by the coding sequence ATGGCAAAACAGAAAAATCAGGATGATCAGGAATACAAGGCCCGGGCAACGGCCCTCAGGCTGCTGGCCAGACGCGAGCACAGCCGCTTGGAACTGAGCCTGAAACTCCGCCAGAGGAAAGTCCCGGGAGCTATTATTGAGACGGTGCTCGACGACTATGAGAACGAGGGCTGGCTTGACGATAACCGCTTTGCCGATGTCTATGCGCGCCAGAGGCTGGATCTGGGCTACGGGCCTTTGCGAATTCTCGGCGAGCTTCAGCAGCGAGGGGTTCACCGTTGCCCGGAGTGCCTTGATGAAATTACGGAGGAGGGCTGGTGCCAGAGGGCCATCGGTCTCAGGGATAAGCGGTTTGGCCTGGCGGATCTCAGTGAGGACTGGGATGAGAAAATGCGCCAGGCAAGGTTCCTGTACCGGCGGGGATTTTCTGCCAGTCAGGTGGAGTGTGCGCTTGAGGCCCGGTCACCCTGGCCGTCTGTAGACGCTGACCAAGCTTGA
- a CDS encoding DUF349 domain-containing protein produces the protein MAAFIQKLFRSRKTTAAPQKGQKAPQPSPIEQEDTRAGQREEQLRTLAGSPSQDVLAKLAIDGTTAEIRQGAASLLTDESTLQQVQKQAKGRDKGVYQTVKLALQKQRDEQARQEGIAQTIASLIRHAQDQARSDDTKLYEARLEALLKQWSGVETHTTPEQAQAFLEAAHRCRERITAIQTAAETEKRQREQSLQRRETLNMLTGTLDDLRAQAPEALPSIASLDALQKTQENRWLEATRDTSVDKQEQKSYETAMLALRNYLNAVRRISQERGAIDELGAVLDSHDEASDEQRARAKTLIQEINWPEGYPAPALLEPLRKLAGKRKPRVEAPEDQEKQKALATRLQSDLQQLEQALEAKQLKESKQLFKTAQQHLRDLDHRHGKPFQARMQLLTGQLRELTDWQGFATEPKQVALCEQMEYLADQPMDPEAKADRIKELQNAWRDLGGSSDRNLWSRFKAASDKAYEPCKAYFSAKSGLKQANLEKRAAICEQLETFLDNADWSSIDWKAAERIHQTARQEWKEAWPVEFRDNRAVQKRFDELLKRLQAPLDEERRKNESLKQAIVDKAQALVDHEPLQEAMNQAKALQSDWQAIGITRHREDRKLWQAFRKACDRIFARRDAERSEQQLASRAADESAQAVLAQSSGVTGNSDEQSVITALASLRDIDASALSKNLREHVQQEKQRLNQTLSGLQLRAKMASWQSLVLAAATGEVSDDQAPEHWQPLAEASEIGDPTELVIRAEILCGVPSPDSDQQRRMEIQVQRLADGMGSADNGSDQLQDVEKLVANWCLGEAGQSANRDLAERLNNALSNLNQP, from the coding sequence ATGGCCGCGTTCATCCAGAAACTGTTCAGATCCCGCAAGACAACCGCTGCCCCTCAGAAAGGTCAAAAAGCTCCCCAACCTTCCCCCATTGAGCAGGAAGACACCCGGGCGGGCCAAAGAGAGGAGCAGCTCAGAACGCTGGCGGGCTCGCCGTCACAGGATGTGCTGGCAAAGCTGGCAATTGATGGCACAACGGCCGAGATCCGACAAGGCGCTGCCAGCCTGCTGACCGACGAAAGCACTCTGCAACAGGTTCAGAAGCAGGCCAAGGGCAGAGACAAAGGGGTTTATCAGACTGTCAAGCTGGCGCTCCAGAAACAGAGGGACGAACAGGCCCGCCAGGAAGGCATTGCCCAGACCATCGCCAGCCTGATCCGCCACGCTCAGGATCAGGCACGAAGTGACGACACCAAACTCTATGAAGCCCGGCTGGAGGCCTTGCTCAAGCAATGGTCGGGGGTGGAAACGCACACAACTCCTGAACAGGCGCAGGCGTTCCTTGAGGCGGCTCATCGGTGCAGGGAGAGAATTACCGCTATCCAGACGGCTGCCGAGACGGAAAAACGTCAGCGCGAGCAGTCATTGCAGCGCCGGGAAACCCTGAACATGCTGACCGGTACCCTGGACGATCTCAGGGCGCAAGCACCGGAGGCCCTGCCCTCCATTGCATCCCTGGATGCCTTGCAGAAGACCCAGGAAAACCGCTGGCTCGAAGCAACCCGGGATACCAGCGTAGACAAACAGGAGCAGAAATCCTACGAGACCGCCATGCTTGCCCTGCGCAATTACCTGAACGCGGTCAGGCGCATCAGCCAGGAGCGAGGCGCCATTGACGAACTCGGTGCCGTTCTGGATAGCCATGATGAGGCCTCCGACGAGCAGCGTGCCCGGGCCAAAACCCTGATCCAGGAAATTAACTGGCCGGAAGGCTATCCCGCCCCGGCCCTGCTGGAGCCGCTACGAAAGCTGGCCGGAAAGCGTAAGCCCCGCGTTGAAGCTCCGGAAGACCAGGAAAAACAGAAAGCCCTTGCGACACGCCTGCAATCCGACCTGCAACAGCTGGAACAGGCACTTGAGGCAAAGCAGCTTAAAGAATCGAAGCAACTGTTCAAGACCGCCCAACAGCACCTCCGGGATCTTGACCATCGCCACGGCAAACCCTTCCAGGCACGGATGCAGCTACTGACCGGGCAACTCAGAGAGCTCACCGACTGGCAGGGCTTTGCCACCGAGCCGAAGCAGGTTGCCCTGTGTGAACAGATGGAATACCTGGCCGACCAGCCCATGGACCCGGAAGCCAAGGCCGACCGAATCAAGGAACTGCAGAACGCGTGGCGCGATCTGGGCGGATCGTCCGACCGAAACCTCTGGTCCCGCTTCAAGGCCGCTTCGGACAAAGCTTATGAACCCTGCAAGGCGTACTTCTCCGCCAAATCCGGCCTGAAACAGGCCAACCTGGAGAAACGAGCTGCCATTTGCGAACAGTTGGAAACCTTCCTGGACAACGCCGACTGGTCTTCCATCGACTGGAAAGCCGCCGAACGGATTCACCAGACCGCCCGCCAGGAATGGAAGGAAGCCTGGCCGGTGGAGTTCCGCGACAACCGGGCCGTCCAGAAGCGATTCGATGAGCTGCTCAAGAGACTGCAAGCACCGCTGGATGAGGAGCGCCGGAAAAACGAAAGCCTGAAGCAGGCGATTGTCGATAAAGCCCAGGCACTGGTGGATCACGAACCGCTGCAGGAGGCGATGAATCAGGCCAAGGCACTGCAATCCGACTGGCAAGCCATCGGAATTACCCGCCACCGGGAAGACCGGAAACTCTGGCAGGCCTTCCGCAAGGCCTGCGACCGGATCTTCGCCCGCCGTGATGCCGAGCGCTCAGAGCAGCAGCTGGCCTCCCGGGCCGCGGACGAATCCGCGCAGGCAGTCCTGGCGCAATCGTCCGGGGTCACCGGCAACAGTGACGAGCAGTCGGTAATCACAGCGCTGGCAAGCCTGCGGGACATCGATGCCTCGGCCCTGTCGAAAAATCTCAGGGAGCATGTCCAGCAGGAAAAGCAGCGGCTCAACCAGACCCTCTCCGGTCTGCAGCTGCGGGCGAAAATGGCATCCTGGCAGTCGCTGGTGCTGGCAGCGGCAACCGGCGAAGTCTCGGATGACCAGGCACCGGAGCACTGGCAGCCGTTGGCCGAAGCCTCTGAGATCGGTGATCCGACGGAGCTGGTCATCCGCGCAGAAATCCTGTGCGGCGTTCCATCACCGGATTCGGACCAGCAACGGCGCATGGAGATCCAGGTCCAGCGCCTGGCCGATGGCATGGGCTCCGCGGACAACGGTAGCGATCAACTGCAGGATGTGGAAAAGCTGGTCGCCAACTGGTGCCTGGGCGAAGCCGGCCAGTCTGCTAACCGAGACCTGGCTGAACGTCTGAACAACGCGCTTTCAAACCTGAACCAGCCCTGA
- the mltF gene encoding membrane-bound lytic murein transglycosylase MltF, which translates to MFSTAIAGASARTLLLFGVALIITGCSQPSTLQEIREEGVLHVITRVAPSIYIEEEDGPTGYDYELAKLFAEELGVKLNVRVADDNTEILSVLRKNYAHIGMAGLSSQTALAGEYHTVPTGITAQSVLIYNRDVESPESLADLAGRTVHVVADSNHEQRLARIQPDFPELQWQVHPGLDAAGVLNRVQSGEFRYAVISSNVLEMNQVFYPMVKAAFAIGPVSELAWFFPAAQDKSLANAAAKFLAKLRKEGALAQISERFYGHLDQLNYVGARTFMHHVDNRLPKYEPLFREYAREYNIDWRLLAAMGYQESHWRPNAVSPTGVRGLMMLTRNTASHIGINNRLDAEESIQGGAKYFRIVHEKIPERIPEPDRSWFALASYNVGFGHLEDARRLTESAGKDPDRWMDVKEFLPLLAEKEWYTKTRFGYARGNEPVAYVQNIRRYYDVLARLHEPSPEPPEKKPQFVQLDGQKDKGAQPKGSRPGSELRAALPPELGMIPPTL; encoded by the coding sequence ATGTTTAGTACTGCGATAGCAGGCGCATCCGCCAGGACGCTTCTTCTCTTTGGTGTTGCCCTCATCATTACCGGTTGCTCACAGCCCTCCACTCTTCAAGAGATTCGTGAAGAAGGGGTTCTGCATGTTATTACCCGGGTCGCCCCCTCTATCTATATTGAGGAAGAGGACGGGCCGACCGGCTACGACTACGAGCTGGCGAAACTCTTTGCCGAAGAGCTGGGGGTGAAGCTGAACGTGCGGGTTGCCGACGACAATACCGAAATTCTCTCGGTGCTGAGGAAAAACTATGCCCATATCGGGATGGCGGGCCTGTCCAGCCAGACCGCACTTGCCGGCGAATATCATACGGTTCCGACAGGCATCACTGCCCAGTCGGTGCTGATCTACAACCGTGACGTTGAGAGCCCGGAATCCCTGGCGGATCTTGCCGGCCGAACGGTTCACGTGGTTGCAGACAGCAATCATGAGCAACGCCTGGCCCGGATCCAGCCGGACTTCCCGGAACTTCAGTGGCAGGTCCACCCCGGCCTGGACGCCGCCGGCGTTCTGAACCGTGTTCAGAGCGGTGAATTTCGGTACGCGGTCATTTCATCCAATGTGCTTGAAATGAACCAGGTGTTCTACCCCATGGTAAAAGCAGCCTTCGCCATCGGCCCTGTCAGCGAGCTGGCCTGGTTTTTCCCGGCCGCACAGGACAAATCACTGGCCAATGCCGCCGCAAAGTTTCTGGCGAAGCTCCGTAAAGAAGGCGCACTGGCCCAGATTTCGGAACGCTTTTACGGCCACCTGGACCAACTGAACTATGTGGGCGCGCGCACGTTCATGCACCACGTAGATAACAGATTGCCCAAATACGAGCCGCTGTTCCGGGAATACGCCAGGGAATATAACATTGACTGGCGCCTCCTCGCCGCCATGGGTTACCAGGAATCCCACTGGCGCCCCAACGCCGTATCGCCCACCGGTGTGCGCGGCCTGATGATGCTGACCCGCAACACCGCCAGCCACATCGGAATCAATAACCGGCTGGATGCCGAGGAGAGCATTCAGGGCGGCGCCAAGTACTTCAGAATCGTTCACGAAAAGATCCCGGAGCGCATTCCGGAACCTGACCGGAGCTGGTTTGCCCTGGCATCCTACAACGTGGGCTTCGGGCATCTGGAAGACGCACGGCGCCTGACTGAGAGTGCCGGAAAAGACCCCGACCGGTGGATGGACGTCAAGGAATTTCTGCCCCTGCTTGCCGAGAAGGAGTGGTATACCAAAACCCGCTTCGGTTACGCGCGGGGCAATGAGCCGGTCGCTTATGTCCAGAATATCCGGCGCTACTACGATGTGCTGGCGCGCCTTCACGAACCGAGCCCCGAGCCTCCCGAGAAAAAACCGCAGTTCGTGCAACTGGATGGCCAAAAGGACAAAGGTGCCCAGCCGAAGGGCTCGCGCCCTGGCTCCGAACTCAGGGCCGCCCTGCCACCGGAACTGGGGATGATTCCCCCTACGTTGTAA